A window of the Streptomyces sp. NBC_00250 genome harbors these coding sequences:
- the dnaG gene encoding DNA primase, translated as MAGRINDDDVKAVRDAVPIDAVVSEYLQLRNAGGGNLKGLCPFHDEKSPSFQVSPSKGLFHCFGCQEGGDTIAFVMKIDHLSFSETVERLAAKAGITLRYEEGGYNPGHQRGERIRLVEAHKVAAQFYIDQLDSPEAEIGRKFLAERGFDQAAAAHFGVGYSPAGWDHLTRFLRGKGFSDKELILSGLSQDGRRGPIDRFRGRLMWPIKDVGGEIVGFGARKLRDDDNGPKYLNTPETPIYKKSQVLYGIDLAKKDIAKVSRAVVVEGYTDVMACHLAGVTTAIATCGTAFGGDHIKILRRLLMDNGSARVIFTFDGDAAGQKAALRAFEDDQKFAAETYIAIAPDGMDPCDLRLAKGDAAVAELAEPRTPLFEFALRQIVKRYDLETPAGRAAALDEAAPVVARIKNIGAQHEVAVQLAGMLGILDTQFVVKRVAQLARWARDRGGKGPAQQQTPQRGYDTGAPATASSGPALNLRSPAHRTERELLKLALQRPELVSPAFDAYGADEFTAPPYAAVRQCVHDAGGATGAPSDYLDTVREAAPNDTVRALVTELAVETIFAKNVDEAYAGDQLVTVRLRAVDRRIRDVQGTLARLGAQGDPEQLAAVQNELWVLTQYGQSLRNNGAAAL; from the coding sequence GTGGCAGGCAGGATCAACGATGACGACGTGAAGGCGGTCCGGGACGCGGTCCCGATCGACGCCGTCGTGTCCGAGTACCTCCAGCTCCGCAACGCGGGCGGCGGAAACCTCAAGGGTCTCTGCCCCTTCCACGACGAGAAGTCGCCCTCCTTCCAGGTCAGCCCGAGCAAGGGACTCTTCCACTGCTTCGGCTGCCAGGAGGGCGGCGACACCATCGCCTTCGTGATGAAGATCGACCACCTCTCCTTCTCGGAGACGGTCGAGCGCCTCGCCGCCAAGGCGGGCATCACCCTGCGGTACGAGGAAGGCGGCTACAACCCCGGCCACCAGCGCGGGGAGCGCATCCGCCTGGTCGAGGCCCACAAGGTCGCCGCCCAGTTCTACATCGACCAACTCGACTCGCCCGAGGCAGAGATCGGCCGCAAGTTCCTCGCCGAGCGCGGCTTCGACCAGGCCGCCGCCGCGCACTTCGGCGTCGGCTACTCCCCGGCCGGCTGGGACCACCTCACCCGCTTCCTGCGCGGCAAGGGCTTCTCCGACAAGGAACTGATCCTCTCCGGGCTCTCCCAGGACGGCCGCCGCGGCCCCATCGACCGCTTCCGCGGCCGCCTCATGTGGCCGATCAAGGACGTCGGCGGTGAGATCGTCGGCTTCGGCGCGCGCAAACTCCGCGACGACGACAACGGGCCCAAGTACCTCAACACCCCCGAGACCCCGATCTACAAGAAGTCCCAGGTGCTCTACGGCATCGACCTGGCCAAGAAGGACATCGCCAAGGTCAGCCGGGCCGTCGTCGTCGAGGGCTACACCGACGTCATGGCCTGCCACCTCGCCGGGGTCACCACCGCCATCGCCACCTGCGGCACCGCCTTCGGCGGCGACCACATCAAGATCCTCCGCCGGCTCCTCATGGACAACGGCTCGGCCCGGGTCATCTTCACCTTCGACGGTGACGCCGCCGGCCAGAAGGCCGCCCTGCGCGCCTTCGAGGACGACCAGAAGTTCGCCGCCGAGACGTACATCGCCATCGCCCCCGACGGCATGGACCCCTGCGACCTGCGGCTCGCCAAGGGCGACGCGGCCGTCGCGGAACTGGCCGAGCCCCGCACCCCGCTCTTCGAGTTCGCCCTCCGCCAGATCGTGAAGCGCTACGACCTGGAGACCCCGGCCGGCCGCGCCGCCGCCCTCGACGAGGCCGCCCCCGTCGTCGCCCGCATCAAGAACATCGGCGCGCAGCACGAGGTCGCCGTCCAGCTCGCCGGCATGCTCGGCATCCTCGACACCCAGTTCGTCGTCAAGCGGGTCGCCCAGCTCGCCCGCTGGGCCCGCGACCGCGGCGGCAAGGGCCCCGCGCAGCAGCAGACCCCGCAGCGCGGCTACGACACCGGAGCCCCGGCCACGGCGTCCTCCGGGCCCGCGCTCAACCTGCGCAGCCCCGCCCACCGCACCGAGCGCGAACTCCTCAAGCTGGCCCTCCAGCGCCCCGAACTCGTCTCCCCGGCCTTCGACGCCTACGGCGCGGACGAGTTCACCGCCCCGCCGTACGCGGCCGTCCGCCAGTGCGTCCACGACGCCGGCGGCGCCACCGGCGCCCCCTCCGACTACCTCGACACCGTCCGCGAGGCCGCGCCCAACGACACCGTGCGCGCCCTCGTCACCGAACTCGCCGTCGAGACGATCTTCGCCAAGAACGTCGACGAGGCCTACGCCGGCGACCAGCTCGTCACCGTCCGCCTCCGCGCCGTCGACCGCCGCATCCGCGACGTCCAGGGCACCCTGGCCCGCCTCGGCGCCCAGGGCGACCCCGAACAGCTCGCCGCCGTCCAGAACGAACTCTGGGTCCTCACCCAGTACGGCCAGTCCCTGCGGAACAACGGCGCCGCCGCCCTCTGA
- a CDS encoding RNA polymerase sigma factor, whose protein sequence is MVPPQRRRPDPGGSGPSSDLFRQYLREIGRIPLLTAEEEVELARRVEAGLFAEEKLANTPDLDSRLAGDLDRLVVLGRIAKRKLIEANLRLVVSVAKRYVGRGLTMLDLVQEGNLGLIRAVEKFDYARGYKFSTYATWWIRQAMSRALADQARTIRVPVHVVELINRVIRVQRRMLQERGYEPTAEEVAAQLDLAPERVGEVLRLAQEPVSLHAPVGEEDDVALGDLIEDGDAASPVESAAFLLLRRHLEDVLSTLGERERKVVQLRYGLDDGRPRTLEEIGRLFGVTRERIRQIESKTLSKLRDHAYADQLRGYLD, encoded by the coding sequence GTGGTCCCGCCCCAGCGCCGGCGCCCCGATCCAGGCGGCAGCGGCCCCTCGTCCGACCTCTTCCGCCAGTACCTCCGCGAGATCGGCCGCATCCCGCTGCTCACCGCCGAGGAGGAGGTCGAACTCGCCCGCCGCGTCGAGGCGGGTCTGTTCGCCGAGGAGAAACTCGCCAACACCCCCGACCTGGACTCCCGGCTGGCGGGTGACCTGGACCGGCTCGTCGTCCTGGGACGGATCGCCAAACGCAAGCTGATCGAGGCCAACCTCCGCCTCGTCGTCTCCGTCGCCAAACGGTACGTGGGCCGCGGCCTGACCATGCTGGACCTCGTCCAGGAGGGCAACCTCGGCCTCATCAGGGCCGTCGAGAAGTTCGACTACGCGCGCGGCTACAAGTTCTCCACGTACGCCACCTGGTGGATCCGCCAGGCGATGTCCCGGGCCCTCGCCGACCAGGCCCGGACCATCCGCGTCCCCGTGCACGTCGTCGAACTCATCAACCGGGTCATCCGCGTCCAGCGCCGCATGCTCCAGGAACGCGGCTACGAACCCACCGCCGAGGAAGTCGCCGCCCAGCTGGACCTGGCCCCCGAGCGGGTCGGCGAGGTGCTCCGCCTCGCCCAGGAACCGGTCTCCCTGCACGCCCCCGTCGGCGAGGAGGACGACGTCGCCCTCGGCGACCTCATCGAGGACGGCGACGCCGCCTCACCCGTCGAGTCCGCCGCCTTCCTGCTGCTCCGCCGCCACCTGGAGGACGTCCTCTCCACCCTCGGCGAACGCGAACGCAAGGTCGTCCAGCTCCGCTACGGTCTCGACGACGGCAGGCCCCGCACCCTGGAGGAGATAGGACGCCTCTTCGGCGTGACCCGCGAACGCATCCGCCAGATCGAGTCCAAGACCCTCAGCAAACTCCGGGACCACGCGTACGCGGACCAACTGCGGGGGTATCTCGACTAG